In a genomic window of Amycolatopsis japonica:
- the rpsL gene encoding 30S ribosomal protein S12 translates to MPTIQQLVRKGRQDKAAKQKTAALKGSPQRRGVCTRVYTTTPKKPNSALRKVARVKLTSGIEVTAYIPGEGHNLQEHSMVLVRGGRVKDLPGVRYKIIRGSLDTQGVKNRKQARSRYGAKKEKS, encoded by the coding sequence TTGCCCACGATCCAGCAGCTGGTCCGTAAGGGCCGCCAGGACAAGGCTGCCAAGCAGAAGACCGCGGCCCTCAAGGGGAGCCCGCAGCGGCGTGGCGTGTGCACTCGCGTGTACACCACAACCCCCAAGAAGCCGAACTCGGCGCTTCGCAAGGTCGCTCGTGTGAAGCTGACCAGCGGCATCGAGGTCACCGCCTACATTCCCGGTGAAGGCCACAACCTGCAGGAGCACTCGATGGTGCTCGTGCGCGGTGGTCGTGTGAAGGACCTGCCGGGTGTCCGTTACAAGATCATCCGCGGTTCGCTCGACACCCAGGGTGTCAAGAACCGTAAGCAGGCGCGCAGCCGGTACGGCGCGAAGAAGGAGAAGAGCTAA
- a CDS encoding YbaB/EbfC family nucleoid-associated protein encodes MSAEFEQLVAQFDKFQSQLQNVDDRLANVGGMQDELGRIEATASSSDRSVTVVAGPGGAIMDVKFTEDALRQRPDALSAALMSTIQQAVAEAARKQATIVEEHMGDDLNLVDQVLETQADLFGTTVEEMRARMEEESPSRPAAEQQADDYSERSVLKSADEPQRPQTPPPPASSPSDGDRFLKNLFDDDH; translated from the coding sequence ATGTCCGCCGAGTTCGAGCAGCTGGTCGCGCAATTCGACAAGTTCCAGTCCCAGCTCCAGAACGTCGACGACCGGCTCGCGAACGTCGGCGGGATGCAGGACGAGCTCGGCAGGATCGAGGCGACGGCGTCCTCTTCGGACCGTTCGGTGACGGTGGTCGCCGGGCCCGGCGGCGCGATCATGGACGTCAAATTCACCGAGGACGCCCTTCGCCAGCGTCCGGACGCGCTTTCCGCGGCGCTGATGTCGACCATCCAGCAGGCCGTGGCCGAAGCGGCCCGCAAACAGGCCACGATCGTCGAAGAGCACATGGGCGACGACCTCAATCTGGTCGACCAGGTGCTGGAGACCCAGGCGGACCTGTTCGGCACCACCGTCGAGGAGATGCGGGCGCGGATGGAAGAGGAGTCCCCGTCGCGGCCGGCCGCCGAGCAGCAGGCCGACGACTACTCCGAGCGTTCCGTCCTCAAATCCGCCGACGAACCGCAGCGGCCCCAGACCCCGCCGCCCCCGGCGTCGAGCCCCTCGGACGGCGACCGTTTCCTGAAGAACCTGTTCGACGACGACCACTGA
- a CDS encoding type VII secretion target: MAGGHEVVISALRTYSGKLGQDVQIPNEVGRLTQQSDVGDESWGVVGLFVKHEYTSMLTDLQDLLIEMSAGLTAASEKLGNAATAYERNEDDNVKALNEILKLLEQPAQSRTPKMGPAK, encoded by the coding sequence ATGGCCGGAGGGCATGAGGTGGTGATCAGCGCTCTGCGCACCTACTCGGGCAAGCTCGGGCAGGACGTCCAGATCCCGAACGAGGTCGGACGGCTGACGCAGCAGTCCGACGTCGGCGACGAGTCATGGGGAGTCGTCGGCCTGTTCGTGAAGCACGAGTACACGTCGATGCTCACCGATCTGCAGGATCTGCTGATCGAGATGTCCGCGGGGCTGACCGCGGCTTCGGAGAAGCTCGGCAACGCCGCCACCGCCTACGAGCGGAACGAAGACGACAACGTCAAGGCGCTCAACGAAATCCTCAAGCTGCTGGAGCAGCCGGCGCAATCGAGGACACCGAAGATGGGGCCGGCCAAGTAG